A genomic stretch from Mycobacterium malmoense includes:
- a CDS encoding wax ester/triacylglycerol synthase family O-acyltransferase, giving the protein MNPPNPLDPLDVAMMTAELVGSPMHVGAVLILSPPAGAGPNYVDELYRGALAGDDPIDPRLRRHPHRGVDTGGVWVWRAANDVDISQHCQRRTVSADPDEFWRLIGELDAERLERSRPMWMSYLIDGLDRGRFAFYIKVHHTVIDGVAGFRMIADALSTDPRRRSMPPFFADRRRESTPQPARGPLPRLVAPLRSLVGTAASGVGLIGRVVTGELSTVVDSLVGHTTVLPFGAPHTRFNGRLGPGRAIAAGSWPKDRIDAVQRAAGVTGNDVATAMVAGAVRRWLLERGELPGQSMVAICPITVRKRNAPNSQHGNMFGLWLCPLGTDMDDPAARLGLIHRSMSEGKRWVAKRGSAASLLTTAGSIAATVVVPLLPFTPKIRTGCNLPISHVPGPRVEMYWNGAPVEEIYPVSTVYDGMALNVTTCSYADRVGFGYVAGADVVPDVDTLIPLTEQCLTELESAVGVRINRGRRRH; this is encoded by the coding sequence ATGAACCCGCCGAACCCGCTCGACCCGCTCGACGTGGCGATGATGACGGCGGAGTTGGTGGGCAGCCCGATGCACGTCGGCGCCGTGCTGATCCTGTCGCCGCCGGCAGGCGCCGGCCCGAACTACGTCGACGAACTGTATCGTGGGGCGCTCGCCGGCGACGACCCGATCGACCCCAGGCTTCGCAGGCATCCGCATCGCGGGGTGGACACCGGTGGCGTGTGGGTCTGGCGTGCCGCCAACGACGTTGACATAAGCCAACATTGCCAGCGCCGGACCGTGTCCGCGGACCCCGACGAGTTCTGGCGGCTGATCGGCGAGCTGGATGCTGAGCGCCTCGAGCGGTCCCGCCCCATGTGGATGTCGTATCTGATCGACGGCCTCGACCGCGGCCGGTTCGCGTTCTATATCAAGGTCCATCACACCGTCATCGACGGTGTGGCCGGCTTCCGGATGATCGCCGACGCCCTGAGCACCGATCCGCGACGCCGATCGATGCCACCCTTCTTCGCCGACCGCCGTCGCGAATCGACGCCGCAGCCGGCGCGCGGGCCGCTGCCTCGACTGGTGGCGCCGCTGCGGTCGCTGGTCGGCACGGCGGCGTCGGGCGTCGGGCTGATCGGGCGGGTCGTCACGGGCGAGTTGTCGACCGTGGTCGACAGCCTGGTCGGTCACACGACCGTGCTGCCCTTCGGGGCGCCCCACACGCGGTTCAACGGTCGCCTCGGGCCCGGGCGTGCCATCGCGGCCGGCAGCTGGCCGAAAGACCGCATCGATGCGGTGCAACGGGCGGCAGGCGTTACCGGCAACGACGTGGCGACCGCCATGGTGGCCGGCGCGGTGCGCCGCTGGCTGCTGGAGCGTGGGGAACTGCCCGGGCAGTCAATGGTAGCCATCTGCCCGATCACGGTGCGCAAGCGTAATGCGCCAAATAGTCAGCACGGCAACATGTTCGGCCTCTGGCTGTGCCCGTTGGGCACCGACATGGACGATCCGGCCGCGCGGCTGGGCCTGATCCACCGGTCGATGTCGGAGGGGAAACGCTGGGTGGCCAAGCGCGGATCCGCGGCGTCGCTGCTGACGACCGCGGGAAGCATCGCCGCGACGGTGGTTGTTCCGCTGCTGCCGTTCACGCCGAAGATCCGCACCGGATGCAACCTTCCGATCTCGCACGTCCCCGGTCCCCGGGTCGAAATGTATTGGAACGGCGCGCCGGTCGAGGAGATATATCCGGTTTCGACGGTCTATGACGGCATGGCGCTCAACGTCACGACGTGCTCGTACGCCGACCGGGTTGGATTCGGCTACGTTGCGGGCGCCGACGTGGTGCCCGACGTCGACACGCTGATACCGCTGACCGAGCAGTGTCTGACCGAACTCGAATCGGCTGTGGGCGTGCGCATCAACCGCGGTCGCCGCCGGCACTGA
- a CDS encoding YhgE/Pip domain-containing protein, whose translation MTDHQSSDHHPQHEAPSPASGNTLLKLRFWLAPIVICLALLSGFAMLYFGGILNPSANLRHFPIAVVDQDAGPTGKTIADGLLTNVDKDQFDLRMLPADEARHQLDTAKVYAEVLLPPDLTPRLLALPQAALQPGQPARPVITISTNPRASAMGAAIAAKAITKAMAAVNATTGAKLTPLLQQLNGGAPPPGGASLVLASPIDIQTIADNPLPAGTGAGLSAFYFSLMLLIGGVTAAIVVSMTTDALLGYVPAEFGPWYRLASKVKVSRLQTLLVEWALVVLLGLSTSAVYLWIASALGMPVPHPLSVWLFGAFVITAVGVTSASLIAALGSLGTLISLFVFLFFGLPSTGATIPLEATPRFFGWLAGFEPMRQAFLGSRALLYFDGRADAGLSRALVVGVIGLGIGLVFGAVVAWFYDRTGVHRIEVRAAPATGQAAERVSAGTDR comes from the coding sequence ATGACTGACCATCAGTCGTCCGACCATCATCCCCAACACGAGGCGCCCAGTCCCGCGAGCGGCAACACCCTGCTGAAGCTGCGATTCTGGTTGGCGCCGATCGTCATCTGCCTGGCCTTGCTGTCCGGGTTCGCCATGCTGTACTTCGGCGGCATCCTCAATCCCTCGGCGAACCTGCGGCACTTCCCGATCGCGGTCGTCGACCAGGACGCGGGGCCGACGGGCAAAACGATCGCCGACGGCCTGCTGACCAACGTGGACAAGGATCAGTTCGACCTCCGGATGCTGCCGGCCGACGAGGCACGTCACCAACTCGACACCGCGAAGGTCTATGCCGAAGTCCTGCTGCCACCCGACCTGACGCCGCGACTGCTCGCGTTGCCGCAGGCCGCGCTGCAGCCGGGACAGCCGGCCAGGCCGGTCATCACGATCTCGACCAACCCGCGCGCCAGCGCCATGGGCGCCGCCATCGCCGCGAAAGCCATCACCAAGGCGATGGCGGCCGTCAACGCCACGACCGGCGCGAAGCTCACCCCGCTGCTGCAACAGCTCAACGGTGGAGCGCCGCCGCCGGGAGGCGCCTCCCTGGTGCTGGCCAGCCCGATCGACATCCAGACCATTGCCGACAACCCGCTGCCCGCCGGCACCGGAGCCGGACTTTCGGCCTTCTATTTCTCGTTGATGCTGCTGATCGGCGGTGTCACCGCCGCGATCGTGGTGAGCATGACCACCGACGCGTTATTGGGTTACGTCCCAGCGGAATTCGGGCCGTGGTATCGCCTTGCCAGCAAGGTCAAGGTTTCTCGGCTGCAGACGCTGCTGGTCGAGTGGGCGTTGGTGGTGCTGCTCGGGCTGTCGACGTCGGCGGTCTACCTGTGGATAGCATCCGCGCTGGGCATGCCGGTGCCGCATCCGTTGTCGGTGTGGCTGTTCGGTGCGTTCGTCATCACCGCGGTGGGTGTCACGTCGGCGTCGCTGATCGCGGCCCTCGGCTCCCTGGGCACGCTGATCAGCCTGTTCGTCTTCCTCTTCTTCGGCCTGCCGTCGACGGGCGCCACCATCCCGCTGGAGGCCACGCCGCGGTTCTTCGGCTGGCTCGCCGGATTCGAACCGATGCGGCAGGCTTTCCTGGGGTCGAGGGCGCTGCTGTACTTCGACGGTCGCGCCGACGCCGGGCTGTCGCGTGCGCTGGTGGTGGGCGTGATCGGGCTTGGCATCGGCCTGGTGTTCGGTGCCGTGGTCGCCTGGTTCTACGACCGCACGGGCGTCCACCGCATCGAGGTCCGCGCGGCACCCGCCACCGGGCAAGCGGCAGAACGTGTTTCGGCCGGCACAGACCGGTAA
- a CDS encoding site-2 protease family protein has protein sequence MRDTIPLGRVAGFPVNVHWSVLVILWLFTWSLASTLPGAVKGYSTLVYWLAGGCGALVLLASLLAHELAHAVVARRAGVAVGSVTLWLFGGVTRLGGEAKTPKAAFRIAIAGPATSLALAAIFGGLVAALDTVRAAPIVVGVFSWLAVINLLLGLFNLLPGAPLDGGRVLRAYLWRRHGDIVRAGIGAAHAGRVVAFILIALGLAEFMAGGLVGGVWLAFIGWFIFAASREEETRISTQQVFAGVRVADAMTARPHTAPGWISVEDFIQRYVLGDRHSAYPVTDRGGTIVGLVTLTQLRDVAPGRRTATSVGEIALPLHDVPTAAPQEPLTALLERMAPAGPRSRALVVDDGGVVGIVTPSDLTRLMDVYRLAQPGPAMTARR, from the coding sequence GTGCGCGACACAATCCCACTGGGGCGGGTCGCCGGGTTTCCGGTGAATGTGCACTGGAGCGTGCTGGTCATCCTCTGGTTGTTCACGTGGAGCCTGGCCAGCACGCTGCCCGGCGCCGTCAAGGGGTATTCAACCCTGGTCTACTGGCTCGCTGGAGGGTGCGGCGCCCTGGTGCTGCTGGCGTCGCTGCTGGCCCACGAGCTCGCGCACGCCGTCGTCGCCCGCCGCGCGGGGGTAGCCGTGGGGAGCGTGACGCTGTGGCTGTTCGGCGGCGTGACAAGGCTCGGCGGCGAGGCGAAGACGCCCAAAGCCGCCTTCCGGATCGCGATCGCGGGCCCGGCCACCAGCCTCGCGCTGGCGGCCATCTTCGGCGGGCTGGTCGCGGCGTTGGACACCGTGCGTGCCGCCCCGATCGTCGTCGGCGTCTTTTCGTGGTTGGCCGTCATCAACCTGCTGCTGGGGCTGTTCAACCTGTTGCCGGGCGCCCCGTTGGACGGTGGCCGGGTGCTGCGGGCCTATTTGTGGCGCCGCCACGGCGACATCGTGCGCGCCGGCATCGGCGCGGCCCACGCGGGACGGGTGGTCGCGTTCATTTTGATCGCGCTGGGGTTGGCCGAATTTATGGCGGGCGGCCTCGTCGGCGGCGTCTGGCTGGCATTCATCGGCTGGTTCATCTTCGCCGCCAGCCGTGAGGAGGAAACCCGGATATCGACCCAACAGGTCTTTGCCGGGGTCCGCGTGGCCGACGCGATGACCGCCCGGCCGCACACCGCTCCCGGATGGATCAGCGTCGAGGATTTCATCCAGCGTTACGTGCTGGGTGACCGTCACTCGGCGTACCCGGTCACCGACCGGGGTGGAACGATCGTGGGACTGGTCACGCTGACGCAGTTGCGCGACGTTGCGCCCGGCCGGCGGACCGCGACCAGCGTCGGTGAGATCGCCCTGCCGCTGCACGACGTGCCGACCGCGGCACCGCAGGAGCCGCTGACCGCGCTGCTCGAGCGGATGGCGCCGGCCGGTCCCCGCAGCCGTGCCCTGGTCGTCGATGACGGCGGGGTGGTCGGCATCGTCACGCCGAGCGATCTCACCCGGCTGATGGATGTCTACCGGCTCGCCCAGCCGGGACCAGCCATGACGGCACGGCGTTGA
- a CDS encoding universal stress protein yields the protein MKPIIVGIDGSQAAIAAALWGVDEAASRGVPLRLVSVMKLTHPSPDDYARDLEHAEKALREAQFAVEASRKPVSVKTDIPRGPAGPVLVEASRDAEMVCVGSVGIGRYARSILGSAATELAGTAHCPVAVIRTELDQPPDINWIVVRMTGAPDNDIVVKYAVGEAKLRRAPMLVLGSRPEDLTERADGEFERRVQRWRRLHPEVRVYPITTKDAVADFLRVNDERVQLAVIGAAEAGQLARLVGPYGHPLFRHPECSVLVVRR from the coding sequence ATGAAACCGATCATCGTGGGTATCGACGGTTCGCAAGCGGCGATCGCGGCGGCCCTGTGGGGTGTCGACGAGGCCGCCAGCCGCGGCGTGCCGCTGCGGCTCGTGTCGGTCATGAAGCTGACGCATCCGTCCCCGGACGACTACGCCCGCGACCTCGAGCACGCCGAGAAAGCGCTTCGCGAAGCGCAATTCGCCGTTGAGGCCAGCCGCAAGCCGGTCAGCGTCAAAACCGACATCCCGCGTGGCCCGGCCGGGCCGGTGCTCGTGGAGGCGTCGCGCGATGCCGAGATGGTCTGCGTCGGCTCCGTCGGGATCGGGCGCTACGCGCGCTCGATCCTGGGTTCGGCGGCGACCGAGCTCGCCGGGACGGCGCACTGCCCGGTGGCGGTCATCCGCACGGAGCTCGACCAGCCGCCCGACATCAACTGGATCGTGGTCCGGATGACCGGCGCGCCCGACAACGACATCGTTGTCAAATACGCTGTGGGGGAAGCGAAGTTGCGCAGGGCGCCCATGCTGGTCCTCGGCAGCCGGCCGGAGGACCTCACCGAGCGCGCGGACGGGGAGTTCGAGCGTCGGGTGCAGCGATGGCGGCGGCTTCATCCCGAGGTGCGTGTCTACCCGATCACCACCAAGGACGCGGTCGCCGACTTCCTGCGCGTCAACGACGAGCGGGTTCAGCTCGCGGTGATCGGCGCCGCCGAGGCGGGTCAGCTGGCGCGGCTCGTCGGTCCTTACGGGCATCCGCTCTTCCGCCACCCCGAGTGCTCGGTGCTCGTCGTCCGCCGATAA
- a CDS encoding MBL fold metallo-hydrolase → MPRLVLLGVGAMNSPRYRPAGLLVSWAGHRVMLDGGDGADPAPPLDAWLVSDERAELMAQIRRRARDLGVRAAVGPFEAGGVSVRPLPVRHTSHPTYGYLIETARQRAAWAPEFWAFPAWAAGVDVMFADAAGWNTPIRFAGGVGGHACARDIAAAARGAGVRRLVFAHIGRPSIRAIDRGERPPFGSWGNDGAEYRLR, encoded by the coding sequence ATGCCGCGGCTGGTACTGCTCGGCGTTGGAGCGATGAACTCGCCCCGCTACCGTCCGGCCGGGTTGCTGGTGAGCTGGGCCGGTCATCGGGTGATGCTCGACGGCGGCGATGGCGCGGATCCCGCGCCGCCATTGGACGCCTGGTTGGTCAGCGACGAGCGGGCCGAGCTGATGGCCCAAATCCGCCGTCGGGCCCGTGATCTCGGCGTGCGCGCCGCGGTTGGGCCTTTCGAAGCCGGGGGTGTATCGGTGCGACCGCTGCCGGTGCGGCACACGTCGCATCCGACCTACGGCTATCTCATCGAAACCGCACGGCAGCGTGCGGCCTGGGCGCCGGAGTTCTGGGCGTTTCCCGCGTGGGCGGCCGGCGTGGATGTGATGTTCGCCGACGCGGCCGGGTGGAACACGCCGATCCGCTTCGCCGGTGGCGTCGGCGGACACGCGTGTGCCCGCGACATCGCCGCCGCGGCGCGCGGCGCCGGCGTGCGGCGGCTGGTCTTCGCCCACATCGGCCGGCCGAGCATCCGGGCGATCGATCGCGGCGAGCGTCCACCATTCGGGTCGTGGGGCAACGACGGCGCCGAATACCGGCTCCGCTGA
- a CDS encoding universal stress protein — translation MSSRNAPLGIVVGIDDSPAARVAVQWATHDAELRNVPLTLVHAISPEVSTWLKTPPPAGVMRWQQDHGRRLIDEGLKLVEEVSQRGGPAGVHTEILASGAVPTLINLSKDAEMVVAGSLGSGRWPGRLLGSVSSALLRHAHCPVAIVHEEDPSAPPPAVPGPVLVGIDGSPASESATAIAFDEASRRQVGLVALHAWSDLDVSEWPGIDWPATQSMAEEVLAERLAGWQEQYPDVRVTRTVVQAQPARQLVQQSEQAQLVVVGSRGRGGYAGMLVGSVGEAVAQMARVPVIVARESSA, via the coding sequence ATGTCATCGCGCAACGCACCTTTGGGCATCGTCGTCGGCATCGACGACTCGCCGGCCGCCAGGGTGGCGGTGCAGTGGGCGACACACGACGCCGAGCTGCGAAACGTCCCGCTGACGCTCGTGCACGCGATCTCGCCGGAGGTGTCGACGTGGCTGAAGACGCCGCCGCCCGCCGGCGTCATGCGCTGGCAGCAAGATCACGGCCGCCGGCTGATCGACGAGGGGCTCAAGCTCGTCGAAGAGGTTTCCCAGCGCGGCGGTCCCGCCGGCGTGCACACCGAAATCCTGGCGTCGGGAGCCGTCCCCACGTTGATCAACCTGTCCAAAGACGCGGAGATGGTGGTCGCGGGGTCGCTCGGCAGCGGGCGGTGGCCCGGCCGGCTTCTGGGTTCGGTCAGTTCGGCGCTGCTCCGTCACGCGCATTGCCCCGTCGCGATCGTCCACGAGGAGGACCCATCGGCCCCGCCGCCCGCGGTGCCGGGGCCGGTCTTGGTCGGCATCGACGGCTCGCCGGCATCCGAGTCGGCGACCGCGATCGCCTTCGATGAAGCCTCGCGCCGGCAGGTGGGATTGGTCGCCCTGCACGCGTGGAGTGATCTGGACGTCTCCGAGTGGCCCGGAATCGATTGGCCCGCAACGCAATCCATGGCTGAAGAGGTGCTGGCCGAGCGTTTGGCGGGTTGGCAGGAACAATATCCCGACGTCCGGGTGACACGCACCGTCGTGCAGGCCCAGCCGGCGCGCCAGCTCGTCCAGCAGTCCGAACAGGCCCAGCTGGTGGTCGTCGGCAGCCGGGGCCGCGGCGGCTACGCCGGGATGCTGGTGGGCTCGGTCGGCGAGGCCGTTGCCCAAATGGCGCGGGTGCCGGTGATCGTGGCGCGGGAGTCGTCGGCCTAG
- a CDS encoding class I SAM-dependent methyltransferase yields MSNRADDAVPGHWLLARLGKRVLRPGGIELTRTLLARAGVAGADVLELAPGLGRTAIEILTRGPRSYVGAEADPDAAKIVRGVLAELGAERGSVVVADAADTGLPDASSDVVIGEAMLTMQGDAAKHAIVAEAARVLRPNGRYAIHELALTPDTVAPEVSADIRQSLARAIKVNARPLTVAEWSRLLAEHGLVVDHIATAPMALLQPRRVIADEGLLGALRFAKNVLVHRDARKRVLTMRRTFRKHRERLAAVAIVAHKAAAQIQ; encoded by the coding sequence ATGTCGAATCGCGCCGACGACGCCGTGCCCGGGCACTGGCTGCTGGCGCGGCTCGGCAAGCGCGTGCTGCGCCCGGGCGGTATCGAGCTCACCCGCACCCTGCTCGCCCGCGCCGGGGTGGCCGGGGCCGACGTGCTCGAGTTGGCGCCGGGCCTCGGCCGCACCGCCATCGAGATCCTGACCCGGGGTCCGCGGTCCTACGTCGGCGCCGAGGCCGACCCCGACGCGGCCAAGATCGTGCGCGGCGTGCTCGCCGAACTCGGAGCCGAGCGCGGGTCCGTCGTGGTGGCCGACGCGGCCGACACCGGGTTACCGGATGCCAGCAGCGACGTCGTCATCGGGGAAGCGATGCTGACCATGCAGGGCGATGCGGCCAAGCACGCCATCGTCGCCGAGGCGGCGCGGGTGCTGAGGCCGAACGGTCGCTACGCGATTCACGAACTGGCGCTGACACCCGACACGGTCGCGCCGGAAGTCAGCGCCGACATCCGGCAGTCGCTCGCCCGCGCCATCAAGGTGAACGCGCGTCCGTTGACGGTCGCGGAATGGTCGCGACTGCTGGCCGAGCACGGGCTGGTGGTGGATCACATCGCGACCGCGCCGATGGCGCTGCTGCAACCGCGGCGGGTGATCGCCGACGAAGGGCTGCTCGGGGCGCTGCGGTTCGCCAAGAACGTGCTCGTCCATCGCGACGCCCGCAAGCGCGTGCTCACCATGCGCCGCACGTTCCGCAAGCATCGCGAGCGATTGGCCGCCGTCGCCATCGTCGCCCACAAGGCCGCGGCGCAGATCCAGTGA
- the fdxA gene encoding ferredoxin produces the protein MTYVIGKPCIDVMDRACVEECPVDCIYEGGRSLYIHPDECVDCGACEPVCPVEAIYYEDDLPEELTPYLADNEAFFTQVLPGRDEPLGSPGGAAKIGPLGVDAPLVAAQPRAEDAEGA, from the coding sequence ATGACGTACGTGATCGGAAAGCCATGCATCGACGTGATGGACCGGGCTTGCGTCGAGGAGTGTCCGGTGGACTGCATCTACGAGGGCGGCAGGTCGCTCTACATCCACCCCGACGAATGCGTGGACTGCGGCGCGTGCGAGCCCGTGTGCCCGGTGGAGGCGATCTACTACGAAGACGACCTGCCCGAGGAGCTGACGCCCTACCTGGCCGATAATGAGGCGTTCTTCACCCAGGTCCTGCCGGGTCGGGACGAGCCACTAGGGTCGCCGGGCGGGGCGGCCAAGATCGGTCCGCTCGGTGTCGACGCACCTCTGGTGGCCGCCCAGCCCAGGGCCGAGGACGCTGAAGGAGCGTGA